CTCTTGATCAGCGAAGCGATTTTGATGTCTGATAGAGATCGGGCGGAGGCTGATGAGGGCGGAGGAATCAACGGCGGCGATGAAGAGGGTAGAGAGTGGAGGTGCAAGAGGTGTGGGAGTAAGGGGAAAAGGCCGGCCTTCTTTCGGTTGAGGAAGAGCAAGAAACTGCTTCAGCAGAAGCGGAAGCAGAAGCAGAGTGGCGTTTATGTGAATTCACGGAGTTGGGGCAGAAGCGGTGGGTGGTGTTGCTTGTGCCTGCGGCAGCCCAAGACTCTCGATTCTTCCGGTGAGTCGCCGTCCAGTGATCCTAATAGTTCCgagttttgttttgatgagTTGAGAGCTcttattgagaaaaatgatttttattccAAAGACTGCAATCCGCATTTCGATGCCTGATCATATTGGAAACCCCCAATTGTCCAAATTCCTTGTTTTAGCTTAGCTGTGTGTGATATTGCCTCCCTGTTTTTGT
The nucleotide sequence above comes from Salvia hispanica cultivar TCC Black 2014 chromosome 5, UniMelb_Shisp_WGS_1.0, whole genome shotgun sequence. Encoded proteins:
- the LOC125191194 gene encoding uncharacterized protein LOC125191194 isoform X4, translated to MSDRDRAEADEGGGINGGDEEGREWRCKRCGSKGKRPAFFRLRKSKKLLQQKRKQKQSGVYVNSRSWGRSGGWCCLCLRQPKTLDSSGAHDSDVIEDYNQALRFFWELQ
- the LOC125191194 gene encoding uncharacterized protein LOC125191194 isoform X10: MSDRDRAEADEGGGINGGDEEGREWRCKRCGSKGKRPAFFRLRKSKKLLQQKRKQKQSGVYVNSRSWGRSGGWCCLCLRQPKTLDSSGFDSHL
- the LOC125191194 gene encoding uncharacterized protein LOC125191194 isoform X9 encodes the protein MSDRDRAEADEGGGINGGDEEGREWRCKRCGSKGKRPAFFRLRKSKKLLQQKRKQKQSGVYVNSRSWGRSGGWCCLCLRQPKTLDSSGAHDSDVIEDYNQ
- the LOC125191194 gene encoding uncharacterized protein LOC125191194 isoform X6, yielding MSDRDRAEADEGGGINGGDEEGREWRCKRCGSKGKRPAFFRLRKSKKLLQQKRKQKQSGVYVNSRSWGRSGGWCCLCLRQPKTLDSSGAHDSDVIEDYNQVASK
- the LOC125191194 gene encoding uncharacterized protein LOC125191194 isoform X2 encodes the protein MSDRDRAEADEGGGINGGDEEGREWRCKRCGSKGKRPAFFRLRKSKKLLQQKRKQKQSGVYVNSRSWGRSGGWCCLCLRQPKTLDSSGAHDSDVIEDYNQCLLQAIFYLSLLSGLL
- the LOC125191194 gene encoding uncharacterized protein LOC125191194 isoform X11, yielding MSDRDRAEADEGGGINGGDEEGREWRCKRCGSKGKRPAFFRLRKSKKLLQQKRKQKQSGVYVNSRSWGRSGGWCCLCLRQPKTLDSSANIE
- the LOC125191194 gene encoding uncharacterized protein LOC125191194 isoform X3; protein product: MSDRDRAEADEGGGINGGDEEGREWRCKRCGSKGKRPAFFRLRKSKKLLQQKRKQKQSGVYVNSRSWGRSGGWCCLCLRQPKTLDSSGAHDSDVIEDYNQYVRYEGVVPRFSDVGR
- the LOC125191194 gene encoding uncharacterized protein LOC125191194 isoform X7, producing the protein MSDRDRAEADEGGGINGGDEEGREWRCKRCGSKGKRPAFFRLRKSKKLLQQKRKQKQSGVYVNSRSWGRSGGWCCLCLRQPKTLDSSGAHDSDVIEDYNQPT
- the LOC125191194 gene encoding uncharacterized protein LOC125191194 isoform X5 yields the protein MSDRDRAEADEGGGINGGDEEGREWRCKRCGSKGKRPAFFRLRKSKKLLQQKRKQKQSGVYVNSRSWGRSGGWCCLCLRQPKTLDSSGAHDSDVIEDYNQVRRRCAKI
- the LOC125191194 gene encoding uncharacterized protein LOC125191194 isoform X1, with product MSDRDRAEADEGGGINGGDEEGREWRCKRCGSKGKRPAFFRLRKSKKLLQQKRKQKQSGVYVNSRSWGRSGGWCCLCLRQPKTLDSSGAHDSDVIEDYNQMSATGVCHIVKKVKWGCNKKNN